In Vibrio sp. NTOU-M3, the following proteins share a genomic window:
- the phhA gene encoding phenylalanine 4-monooxygenase: MTKYQSKPMNDNGFINWSDSENHIWHDLMKRQLSLIGDRVCKPYLDGLAMLDLPTDRVPQLRDINQVLIEQTGWRVEPVPALINFDRFFGLLAEKKFPVATFLRSREEFDYLQEPDFFHEVFGHCAMLTHPDFAQFTHTYGKIGKEATAKERVYLARLYWFTVEFGLVRENGETKIYGGGIISSPGETVYSLDSQTAQRQTFDIQRVLRTPYRIDIMQPVYYVLNDIEALYELSQVDLLQQVHQAMSAALLPPLFETKEEINVK, encoded by the coding sequence ATGACTAAGTATCAATCTAAGCCTATGAATGATAACGGCTTCATTAACTGGAGTGACAGTGAAAATCACATTTGGCACGACTTGATGAAGCGGCAGCTTTCATTGATTGGTGACAGAGTATGTAAGCCTTATCTCGATGGGCTTGCGATGTTGGATTTGCCAACGGATAGGGTTCCGCAACTGCGAGATATCAATCAAGTGCTGATTGAGCAAACAGGATGGCGAGTTGAGCCAGTGCCTGCGCTGATTAACTTTGACCGCTTTTTTGGTTTGCTTGCGGAGAAAAAATTCCCCGTCGCAACGTTTTTAAGAAGCAGGGAAGAGTTTGACTATTTACAAGAGCCTGATTTTTTCCATGAGGTATTTGGCCATTGCGCAATGTTAACGCATCCAGATTTTGCTCAATTTACCCATACTTATGGAAAAATTGGCAAAGAAGCAACCGCAAAAGAACGTGTTTATTTGGCGAGGCTGTATTGGTTTACGGTTGAGTTTGGTTTAGTGCGTGAAAACGGTGAAACAAAAATTTATGGCGGTGGGATTATCTCGTCACCGGGAGAAACTGTGTATTCACTGGATAGCCAAACAGCACAAAGACAAACTTTTGATATTCAACGCGTATTAAGAACGCCTTATCGAATCGACATCATGCAGCCTGTTTACTATGTGCTGAATGATATTGAAGCGTTGTATGAGCTTAGCCAAGTCGACTTACTGCAACAAGTCCACCAAGCCATGTCTGCCGCTTTACTCCCTCCATTATTTGAAACTAAGGAAGAAATAAATGTTAAATGA
- a CDS encoding 4a-hydroxytetrahydrobiopterin dehydratase, whose product MLNELRCEACSIDAIALTQNERNSLLNELDNWSLIERNEIPQLEKVYKFKNFKKAWAFADQIAQLAEDEFHHPAILLEWGKVTVTWWSHSIKGLHKNDFICAAKCDELFVASSD is encoded by the coding sequence ATGTTAAATGAACTGCGTTGTGAGGCATGCAGTATTGATGCGATTGCGTTAACACAGAATGAGCGCAACAGCCTTTTGAATGAACTCGATAATTGGTCTCTTATTGAGAGAAATGAGATCCCTCAGTTAGAGAAGGTATATAAGTTCAAAAATTTTAAAAAAGCGTGGGCTTTTGCTGACCAAATCGCTCAGTTAGCTGAAGATGAATTTCATCATCCCGCGATCCTTCTTGAGTGGGGCAAAGTGACAGTCACGTGGTGGAGCCATTCCATTAAAGGCTTGCATAAAAACGACTTTATATGTGCAGCTAAGTGCGATGAGTTGTTTGTTGCTTCCTCAGACTAG
- the secD gene encoding protein translocase subunit SecD: protein MKKKQLRQAKNVRLMNHYSAWKYVVLIVTVVMLALSAIPTWFGEQPSIQVTTSHATGPLRSVVELDRYLDQRNINVDEITQKGDVTTLVFDNETEQTHARQAIDKLLGEGDSITFSYVSVAPKWLGEMGFNPIKLGLDLRGGVQFLLNVDVDKAFEEQRNTMVDEMRDMLRQERIRGVKFADTGVDGFEVKAKSDDALNTAANYVKQNYPGWDVKRHSDYVSVQPTQQNKAEFQTVTIKQNLKIMRDRIEELGITEALVQRQGEHSIRIELPGVQDPSQAKNVIGATATLAFHEAKEASRGITASDVVLKDNDGRDVILAKRPVLTGEHIVNARAGVDKMGFSEVNISLDHAGGKVMSDFSGKHIGKPMATVYREYTTNACGETERSERVISVATIQSQLGSQFRITGAGSMEEAQNLALLLRAGSLTAPVTIVEERTIGASLGAENIQNGFAALALGMGLTLTFMALWYRRLGWVANVALIINMVCLLGLIALLPGAVLTLPGIAGLVLTVGMAVDTNVLIFERIRDKMAEGRTFAQAIDQGFGSALSTILDANITTMITAVILFSIGNGPIQGFALTLGLGLLTSMFSGVFASRAIINLIWGRDARRDVRV from the coding sequence ATGAAGAAAAAACAACTAAGACAGGCGAAGAATGTTCGCCTGATGAATCATTATTCTGCATGGAAATACGTTGTGTTAATCGTCACTGTAGTGATGTTAGCACTTAGCGCTATTCCGACATGGTTTGGCGAACAACCTTCAATTCAGGTGACAACGTCACATGCGACTGGTCCACTTCGTTCGGTAGTTGAACTCGATCGATATTTGGATCAAAGAAACATCAACGTCGATGAAATCACACAGAAAGGTGATGTTACAACGCTTGTGTTCGACAACGAAACTGAGCAGACCCATGCTCGTCAGGCAATTGATAAATTGCTTGGCGAAGGCGACAGCATCACTTTCTCTTATGTGTCAGTCGCACCAAAATGGTTAGGTGAGATGGGATTCAACCCAATCAAACTTGGTCTCGATCTACGTGGTGGTGTTCAATTCTTACTAAATGTTGATGTAGACAAAGCGTTTGAAGAGCAACGTAATACCATGGTGGACGAAATGCGTGACATGCTACGTCAAGAACGCATTCGCGGTGTTAAGTTTGCTGATACTGGTGTTGATGGATTCGAAGTTAAGGCAAAAAGTGACGATGCGTTAAACACCGCTGCAAATTACGTCAAACAAAACTACCCAGGTTGGGATGTAAAACGTCACTCAGATTATGTCAGTGTACAGCCAACACAACAAAACAAAGCGGAGTTTCAGACAGTCACGATCAAGCAAAACTTAAAGATCATGCGTGACCGTATTGAAGAGCTAGGTATTACGGAAGCATTGGTTCAGAGACAAGGTGAACACAGCATCCGCATCGAGTTACCGGGTGTACAAGATCCATCTCAAGCGAAGAATGTTATCGGCGCTACGGCAACACTTGCCTTTCATGAAGCAAAAGAGGCATCTCGTGGTATTACGGCGTCTGATGTCGTGTTGAAAGATAACGATGGCCGAGATGTAATTCTGGCGAAACGTCCAGTCTTAACGGGTGAGCACATTGTGAATGCACGCGCTGGTGTCGACAAAATGGGCTTCTCTGAAGTTAATATCTCACTTGATCACGCGGGTGGTAAAGTGATGAGTGACTTTTCCGGTAAACACATTGGTAAGCCAATGGCGACGGTATACCGTGAATATACCACGAATGCGTGTGGCGAAACTGAACGTAGTGAACGCGTTATTAGTGTTGCAACCATTCAATCTCAACTTGGTAGCCAGTTCCGCATTACGGGAGCGGGTTCAATGGAAGAGGCGCAAAACTTAGCTCTACTACTTCGTGCTGGTTCATTAACAGCGCCAGTGACCATCGTGGAAGAGCGTACTATTGGGGCGTCATTAGGTGCAGAGAACATTCAAAATGGTTTTGCGGCACTTGCTTTAGGCATGGGATTAACACTGACCTTTATGGCTTTGTGGTATCGCCGATTGGGTTGGGTTGCCAATGTTGCGCTGATCATCAACATGGTTTGTCTGCTTGGTCTGATTGCGCTACTGCCGGGTGCGGTACTGACCCTTCCGGGAATCGCCGGTTTGGTTCTAACTGTCGGTATGGCCGTTGATACAAACGTGCTTATTTTTGAACGTATAAGAGACAAGATGGCAGAAGGGCGCACATTTGCTCAAGCCATTGATCAAGGATTTGGTAGTGCACTTAGCACCATCCTTGATGCCAACATTACCACGATGATCACCGCGGTAATTCTTTTCTCGATTGGTAATGGTCCGATCCAAGGTTTTGCCTTAACACTAGGCTTGGGCTTGCTAACCAGTATGTTCAGTGGCGTATTTGCATCACGCGCTATCATCAATTTAATTTGGGGTCGCGATGCTCGTCGTGATGTAAGGGTGTAA
- the secF gene encoding protein translocase subunit SecF, which translates to MVEFLKQHIRRIRYVTGFISVALMIVSLVALGLRGLNMGLDFTGGMVTEVQLDKALTSADMLKVLKPELGEFTSVTHSNEEGRWIIRYPVPEQGKEAPDVGQLLSGISHNVDVVSNSMVGSQVGQDLVDQGGLALLISMLCILGYLCFRFEWRLASGSLLALLHDVVLVLGFFAATQMEFNLTVFAAILAILGYSLNDSIIIADRIRELLVAKQSEPVEEINDQAVIATFSRTMVTSGTTLITVAALWLLGGNALEGFATAMFIGILSGTWSSISIGTVLPEWLKLEPKHYLPVEVDAAP; encoded by the coding sequence ATGGTGGAATTTTTAAAACAACATATCCGTCGTATTCGTTACGTTACTGGCTTTATTTCAGTCGCGCTCATGATCGTTTCATTAGTCGCTCTTGGTTTGAGAGGGCTCAATATGGGGCTTGATTTTACAGGGGGCATGGTTACTGAAGTTCAGTTAGATAAAGCCTTAACAAGCGCTGACATGCTAAAAGTGCTTAAGCCTGAACTGGGTGAATTTACCTCTGTAACGCATTCAAATGAAGAAGGGCGTTGGATTATTCGCTACCCAGTTCCTGAACAAGGAAAAGAAGCTCCAGATGTAGGCCAGCTTCTAAGCGGCATTTCGCACAATGTTGATGTGGTAAGCAATAGCATGGTGGGCTCACAAGTAGGGCAAGATTTGGTCGATCAAGGCGGTCTTGCATTACTGATCTCTATGTTGTGTATATTGGGTTACTTGTGCTTCCGTTTTGAATGGCGCTTAGCCAGTGGTTCGTTACTTGCTCTACTTCATGACGTTGTGCTGGTACTTGGTTTCTTTGCCGCAACTCAGATGGAGTTTAACTTGACGGTATTTGCTGCCATTCTCGCAATTCTTGGTTATTCATTGAATGACTCAATTATTATCGCGGACCGTATTCGCGAATTGCTGGTGGCAAAACAAAGTGAGCCTGTGGAAGAAATCAACGATCAGGCTGTGATTGCGACTTTTTCACGCACTATGGTCACATCGGGTACCACGTTGATTACCGTTGCTGCGCTATGGCTATTAGGCGGAAACGCACTTGAAGGCTTTGCTACTGCGATGTTCATCGGTATTTTGTCTGGTACTTGGTCTTCCATTTCGATCGGTACGGTTTTACCTGAATGGTTAAAGCTGGAGCCTAAGCATTACCTTCCTGTGGAGGTGGATGCTGCTCCTTAA
- the yiaY gene encoding L-threonine dehydrogenase: MTSAFFIPTINLMGAGCLKDAADNIQSQGFKKGLIVTDKILNQIGVVKQVQDLLTERDVETVVFDGTQPNPTIGNVNAGLELLTDNDCDFVISLGGGSPHDCAKGIALVASNGGKIADYEGVDQSAKPMLPLIAINTTAGTASEMTRFCIITDEERHIKMAIVDKHTTPLVSVNDPELMLAKPASLTAATGMDALTHAIEAYVSIAATPITDAVAIKAIELIQAHLRTAVKNGEDIEAREQMAYAQFMAGMAFNNASLGYVHAMAHQLGGFYDLPHGVCNAILLPHVQRYNAQVCPERLRDVAKAMGVNVEGLNAEQGANAAIDAIVELAKDVGIPAGIKELGAKLEDIPTLADNALKDACGFTNPKQATHEEISAIFESAM, encoded by the coding sequence ATGACAAGTGCTTTTTTCATCCCTACCATTAACCTAATGGGTGCAGGCTGCCTTAAAGACGCTGCGGACAACATTCAATCTCAAGGTTTTAAGAAAGGTTTGATCGTTACGGACAAGATCCTTAACCAGATCGGTGTGGTGAAACAGGTTCAGGATTTACTAACTGAACGTGATGTAGAAACAGTAGTATTTGATGGCACACAACCAAACCCTACTATCGGTAACGTGAATGCTGGCTTAGAACTTCTTACTGATAACGACTGTGATTTCGTAATTTCACTTGGTGGCGGCTCGCCTCACGATTGCGCGAAAGGTATCGCATTAGTCGCTTCAAACGGCGGTAAAATTGCTGACTATGAGGGTGTTGACCAGTCTGCAAAACCTATGCTACCACTAATCGCAATCAACACCACGGCCGGTACGGCATCAGAAATGACTCGCTTCTGTATCATTACGGATGAAGAGCGTCATATTAAGATGGCTATTGTTGATAAGCACACCACGCCACTGGTTTCTGTTAACGATCCTGAGCTTATGCTTGCTAAACCAGCATCATTAACTGCTGCAACGGGTATGGACGCGCTAACTCATGCGATTGAAGCGTATGTTTCAATTGCCGCAACACCAATTACTGACGCTGTAGCGATAAAAGCGATTGAGCTGATCCAAGCACACCTACGTACTGCGGTTAAAAACGGCGAAGACATTGAAGCTCGCGAGCAAATGGCTTACGCGCAGTTTATGGCAGGCATGGCATTTAACAACGCATCTCTTGGCTATGTTCACGCGATGGCGCACCAGCTTGGCGGTTTCTACGATCTTCCACACGGTGTTTGTAACGCAATTCTATTGCCACACGTACAACGCTACAACGCACAAGTTTGCCCAGAGCGTCTGCGCGATGTTGCCAAAGCCATGGGTGTTAACGTTGAAGGCCTAAACGCAGAACAAGGCGCAAATGCCGCTATTGATGCAATTGTTGAGTTGGCTAAGGACGTCGGTATCCCTGCGGGCATTAAAGAGCTAGGCGCTAAGCTAGAAGATATTCCAACACTAGCAGACAACGCGTTAAAAGATGCTTGTGGCTTTACTAACCCTAAACAAGCGACACACGAAGAGATCTCTGCAATTTTTGAATCTGCGATGTAA
- the elbB gene encoding isoprenoid biosynthesis glyoxalase ElbB codes for MKKIAIILSGSGVFDGAEIHEAVLTLHAIEKQGASWHCFAPNIEQLHVINHITGEEMAGPRNVLEESARIARGNIEDVAKLHVDDFDALVLPGGFGAAKNLTDFAVSGAECSINTHVASACRAFAHAKKPVGYLCIAPTIIPMIYPNGVKGTIGNDEATAAAFNQMGGQHVNCPVDEYIYDEQHNVLSTPAYMLAGNIAQAASGIEKLIEKLVTLA; via the coding sequence ATGAAGAAAATCGCCATAATTTTAAGTGGCTCCGGTGTTTTTGATGGTGCAGAAATTCACGAAGCCGTTTTAACGTTGCACGCTATCGAAAAGCAAGGTGCGAGTTGGCATTGCTTTGCCCCCAATATTGAACAGCTTCATGTGATCAACCACATTACTGGTGAAGAAATGGCAGGACCACGCAATGTGCTTGAAGAGTCGGCCAGAATTGCACGAGGTAACATTGAAGACGTCGCTAAGCTGCACGTTGATGATTTTGATGCACTCGTATTACCCGGTGGTTTTGGTGCTGCGAAAAACCTGACTGATTTTGCGGTAAGCGGTGCAGAGTGTAGCATTAATACACATGTTGCTAGTGCCTGTCGCGCCTTCGCTCACGCTAAAAAGCCAGTGGGCTATCTTTGTATTGCACCTACGATAATTCCTATGATTTATCCAAACGGAGTAAAAGGCACTATTGGCAATGACGAAGCCACGGCAGCTGCGTTTAATCAAATGGGGGGACAACATGTAAATTGTCCTGTTGATGAGTATATTTACGACGAACAACATAATGTGCTTTCGACACCTGCTTATATGCTTGCAGGTAACATTGCTCAGGCAGCGAGTGGCATTGAAAAATTGATCGAAAAGCTCGTCACTTTGGCTTAG